Proteins encoded by one window of Winogradskyella sp. PG-2:
- a CDS encoding TonB-dependent receptor, producing MRKLHLIFILFITAFSFAQSTGTIAGKLTDKEYNNEPLPFANVVIKGTSTGTTSDIDGLYTFEELEVGAYTLVFSFVGYETQEVNVNVVAGETITVNVIMGASAATLDEVVLETVSRKKESEVAILLEQKKAATTQTKIGAVELSKKGVSDVATGLTKATGISKESDKLYVRGLGDRYNTAYLNGLPIPSLNPKLKLLDLGIFPTKIVENLGIFKAYSSEQYGDFAGASVDINTKDRPGKKLLEIGFGSGVNTTAISNDFFLLDGGKYDFYGLDDGSRFATPLLNIPNYTYNSNDVEYYPFDTGFNPEQRLDGPNINANILAGHSFRTGESSNLDLLLSASFSNGHEATINGFETVYNSQGELDQGSYLFNYDRFRYKTNTTVLGSASYKWNSKNTITSTTLFVNDTEDELREFTGVSGENTELNTYVRRGTFQQNNLFTQQITGNHKFEEGKYEINYGGAYNKALGYVPDRRQLFFSERQDGSIVLGNFRNTNDSDNQRFYQELNEDDYSTKVSFDINLSKDEDDLFKNKLTFGINTRNKKRDFEAKQINYIFDANNTVVQLNNPDAFLNEQNLLNDVYNVIEVTRPQNAYEADLNTFASFALFKWKVSEKLLVNTGLRVEDFEQNVFYKDPITIEDSVGTIDEFFVLPSLDVKYILNEKTNLRIAASKTVTLPLFTETAPFLDEDVNEFTIGNPDLKNSDNYNFDIKYEFFPRNGEVFSVTAFGKYLDQPIEKIRIASANNNNSFVNSDNAKIFGGEIEYRQQLNNIFTSEEDEGTLSNLSLGLNATVMYTKVVIDPTVTVLNAAIAPTNLERKLQGASPYIFNADINFSKEFGKHNISTTLDFNYFGDRIYSAGGNGVGDIFEKGFGTLNFNFKDTFNEHWEIGLSAKNLLNPTIDRYQDQEDINQKLTVSSYQLGANLSLGFTYKF from the coding sequence ATGAGAAAATTACACTTAATATTTATTCTATTTATCACAGCATTTTCATTCGCCCAAAGTACAGGGACTATTGCTGGTAAGTTAACAGATAAGGAATATAATAACGAACCTCTTCCTTTTGCAAATGTTGTAATAAAAGGGACATCTACTGGAACAACTTCAGATATTGATGGTCTATATACATTCGAAGAATTAGAAGTTGGTGCATACACTTTAGTATTTAGTTTTGTAGGTTACGAAACACAAGAAGTTAATGTTAATGTAGTAGCAGGTGAGACTATTACTGTAAATGTAATAATGGGTGCAAGTGCTGCAACTTTAGACGAAGTTGTACTAGAAACTGTTTCTAGAAAAAAAGAAAGTGAAGTCGCTATTTTATTAGAACAGAAAAAGGCAGCCACAACACAAACTAAAATTGGAGCCGTAGAGCTTTCAAAAAAAGGAGTTAGCGATGTCGCTACAGGTTTAACTAAAGCAACAGGTATCTCTAAAGAAAGTGATAAACTTTATGTTAGAGGATTAGGTGATCGCTACAATACTGCGTATTTAAACGGTCTACCAATACCATCATTAAATCCTAAATTAAAATTATTAGATTTAGGTATTTTCCCAACTAAAATTGTAGAAAATCTTGGTATTTTCAAAGCATATTCGTCTGAACAATATGGTGACTTTGCAGGTGCCAGTGTAGACATTAATACAAAGGACAGGCCTGGGAAAAAATTATTAGAAATTGGTTTTGGATCTGGTGTAAATACAACAGCAATCTCAAATGACTTCTTTTTACTAGATGGTGGTAAATATGACTTTTACGGTTTAGATGATGGTTCTAGATTTGCGACTCCTCTTTTAAACATTCCTAATTACACTTATAATAGTAATGATGTTGAGTATTACCCTTTTGATACAGGTTTTAACCCTGAACAACGTTTAGATGGACCCAACATAAATGCTAACATTTTAGCTGGTCATAGTTTTAGGACTGGAGAGTCAAGCAATTTAGATTTACTTTTATCTGCATCTTTCAGTAACGGACATGAAGCTACAATAAACGGCTTTGAAACGGTTTATAATTCACAAGGTGAATTAGACCAAGGATCTTATTTATTTAATTACGATAGATTTAGATATAAGACAAATACAACTGTTTTAGGTAGTGCTTCTTATAAATGGAATTCTAAAAATACCATAACATCTACAACTTTATTTGTAAATGACACTGAAGATGAACTAAGAGAGTTTACAGGTGTTTCTGGTGAAAATACTGAATTAAACACCTATGTAAGACGTGGAACATTTCAACAAAATAATTTATTTACACAACAGATAACTGGTAATCATAAATTTGAGGAAGGTAAGTATGAAATAAATTATGGTGGTGCTTATAACAAAGCTTTAGGCTATGTACCAGACAGAAGACAATTATTCTTTTCTGAACGCCAAGATGGCTCTATTGTTTTAGGAAACTTTAGAAATACTAATGATAGCGATAATCAACGTTTTTATCAAGAATTAAATGAAGACGACTACTCTACAAAAGTATCTTTTGATATTAACCTTTCTAAGGATGAAGACGATCTCTTTAAAAACAAATTAACATTTGGCATTAATACTAGAAACAAAAAACGTGATTTTGAAGCTAAGCAAATCAACTACATTTTCGATGCAAATAATACGGTTGTTCAATTAAATAATCCAGATGCATTCTTAAATGAGCAGAATCTATTAAACGATGTTTACAATGTTATTGAAGTAACACGTCCTCAAAATGCTTATGAAGCTGACTTAAATACCTTTGCAAGTTTTGCACTTTTCAAATGGAAAGTTTCAGAAAAACTATTAGTTAACACTGGTCTTAGAGTTGAAGATTTTGAACAAAATGTATTCTATAAAGATCCTATAACCATTGAAGACTCTGTTGGAACTATTGATGAGTTTTTTGTACTACCAAGCCTAGATGTAAAGTATATACTTAATGAAAAAACTAACCTTCGTATAGCAGCAAGTAAAACGGTAACATTACCATTATTTACTGAAACGGCGCCATTCTTAGATGAGGATGTAAACGAATTTACGATTGGTAATCCAGATCTTAAAAATTCGGACAATTATAACTTTGACATTAAGTACGAATTCTTCCCAAGAAATGGAGAAGTATTTTCTGTAACTGCATTTGGTAAATATTTAGATCAACCTATTGAAAAAATTAGAATTGCATCTGCAAACAACAATAACTCATTCGTAAACTCTGATAATGCTAAAATATTTGGTGGAGAAATAGAATACAGACAGCAATTAAACAACATTTTTACATCAGAAGAAGATGAAGGTACATTGAGTAATCTTTCGCTTGGATTAAATGCAACTGTAATGTATACCAAAGTTGTTATTGACCCAACAGTAACTGTTCTAAATGCTGCAATTGCACCAACAAACTTAGAACGTAAGCTGCAAGGTGCATCACCTTATATCTTCAACGCAGATATTAATTTTTCAAAAGAATTCGGAAAACACAATATCTCAACTACTCTAGATTTTAACTACTTCGGAGACAGAATATATTCTGCTGGTGGAAATGGTGTTGGAGACATTTTTGAGAAAGGTTTCGGAACCTTAAACTTCAATTTTAAAGATACGTTTAACGAGCATTGGGAAATTGGCTTATCTGCTAAAAACCTTCTTAATCCAACTATAGATCGTTACCAAGACCAAGAAGACATCAATCAAAAACTTACAGTAAGTTCATATCAACTAGGTGCAAATTTAAGCCTAGGATTTACATATAAATTTTAA